GGGTGGCGAATTTTGCGTTCGAGAAGAAGATGTGCCGGACCAGTTCCGTGCAGTTGTGCGTGAGGGGTGGACCGTGGACGGTGAGGCGCAACTACTTACGGCCCTCCATTCCGGCTACTCCGGAGTTAGAAGGCAGCAGTTCCAGGACGTCGTTCACTACGAGGCCACTGTGAACGGTCGCGGCATGATGGACTATGACCTCCCGAAATCAGGCCCCGAGAGGCGCGCGTCACTCTTGCGAAGGTCCCTCGGATACGCCTGCTCAGCTCTGCTGGCAGTACCGGCCAGCCAGCGGTGGCCGGTACTGGGATATGTCTCCCTGTCCGAGGGAGGAATCGAGGGCGACTCACTCACCGCGCATGTCACTTTCTGCTCTCAGCGACTGGAGCTACCAGCCTACGCGAGCGACATGGATTCCTACGTACACGAGGCACTGATGGAAATCTCTCAGGAAGATGCGTCGGAACTTCTCAGGAAGTGAGGGTTCACGGAGGCGATTGGGGATCAGCTAGGCACGGTCGTTCTGGACAGTTCAAGGCGGCGGCCTCCTCGGCTGAGTGCATTGCAGGAGATATTGAGACTGGTAGAAGAGTTCGAGTCGATGAGATATGCCCCTCGGATGCTGCTGAATTCTGGGCGACGAAACAGGACGTGGTCGGCCCGACCGGCAGGCGCCTCCAGCGCCGCGCGTACACTTACCGGGCCGACGGCAGCCCTTAGGCCATCGACACCACCTGAATGGCACATGCCGCTTCGACGTCGATGTGGTGGGCCGGATGATGGCGGTGCACGCGGCGACTGGACGGAGACGTACGCCTACGACGAGGCGGGCAACCAAACGTCGGCGACCTGGCCCTCCACGCACCCCGGCCACCGAGTCGACGGGGGACCGTACCTATACGGGCACCCGCATCACCCGAGCCGGCGCCATCCGCTACGACCACGAAGAAGCGGGCCGCATCACCCTCCGCCTGATGAGGAGCTCTATGCCGCCATTCGAGAGCTCTGGGATGTGTTCCGTGGATCGGCGGCCGATTGACGACAAACCCTCAGGGAACGTTGGTAACGCGCGATCTGTCTCACATCCACCTCATGTCGACCCGTGGGGTGCCGCCCATCTCCCGCAATGACTATGAAGGGACCCGACGATAACGCGATCTGTCGACCGTACCAAGTCCCTTGAACAGTTGGACAGCGAGCGCTGGGGAGACCCGCCTGCCGATGCGACGTCACTGGTCAGAACAGTTCATGAGTGGCGCCGACGACCTATCGGAACGCTGGAACCCGACGAGCTAGCACGTTTGATCGGCCAGGATGTCGGCTTGCTGTGGCTGCTCCCTCTGGCGGTGGAGATTCTTCGGGACGGAGTGCTTAAACAGCCTGCTGGTGGTTTCATCGACGGTGACTTGCTTTATTCGGTGGTCACGAGAAGCTCGGAAGTATGGACCGCTCATCCCGATCTTGCGCGAGAGCTAAAAGACGCCGTAACCTTGCTGATCGATCTGTCGACCTATGAGAAGTGCGAGGTTGAGGCGTTCCTGGCATCGCTCCCTGAGGGACTCTGAAATATAGTGGCAGGCGGGCCGGTATCTCCGGGGTGTACCATTTCGGCCAGCTGGAATTACCGCTAGAAAGGATGATGCTAGATAGTGGTAAACACGTCCCGCGAAGAACTGGTTCGCACGGTTCAGTTGCTTATTGACGCGAATCTCGCAGAGGAGGAAGAAGATCAAATCATTAAGGGACTGAAGTCGAGCATTTTTCATCCCAGTATTACTGACCTGATCTATTACAGCGACCCTAAACTGACAGCGGAAGAGGTAGTGGACAGGGCCCTCGCCTACCGCCCCATCGAGCTGTAGGCCTACCTGCCGGGGAACTCCGCCTACCTCATTGGCCGTGTCACTCGCTACGAGGCCCGTATGCGCGCCGACCACATCCTCGGTGACGGGCAGCACGTCACCTCCGCCGACGCCTGGGACGTGAGCCGCGCCTCCTGCATGGCCCGCTGGGGTCCGAGCACGCGTTACTCCAGCCTGCCGGAAGCGGAGGCCACCGTTCGAGGGCGGGTACAACGCAGCTCGCTGCTATAAGTCCCCCCGTCCACAGGACCCTGACCCGGGAAGCCGGCAGTCTCTGGCTCAACATTCCCTTCCGATAGGGCTACCGGGGTCGCCATGCCCGTACGAGATCCTCCGGCCCCCAATACGCGGTCAGCGGCAGACCGTCTGTCACTCCGCAGCGTGAGACCACGACACGTGCGGTGTCGGGACCGGCGCCGGGGACGGCAAGCATGTCCCGGACGAGAGCGTCGTACTCATGGCGGCCGAAAGACTGGTTCTCGAGCCACTTGATCGACCCGACAAAGTGCACCTGCCGGGCCACTGGTTCGCGGTCGGCGCCGATGAGGTCGATCTCGGGATTGTTCTGCCGGTTCCACCAGCCGCCGATGGCCTCGGTCTCGGGCCACTCGTCGTCCGGAAGCAGGTGCAGCAATGACTCGCGAATCAGCGGCTCGACCGCACGACCACGCCAGGTGGTCCAGGATCGTTCGATGCGTTCCAGCGCCACGTCACCACGCCCGCGCTCGATGAGCGGGATCGCGCGCTGCAGGAAGGCCAGCCAGAACCGCAGGTACGGGTCAGCGATCCGATACCGCTTGTTCCTGCTGTCCGGTTTGACGGACAGCGGGAGATCAGCCGCCAGAACCCGCTTGGCCTGCAAGGTCGTCAGCAGCGGGGAAAGTGTGCCGGACGGCAGCGCTCCGCCACCACCGGCTTGTGCCGCGATCGCGCTGAACGTGCGCTCACCACTGCCTACTGCTTCCAGGACGGCCCGTGAGTGCGACGCTTCGGGGAACTCACCCAAGAGGGACAGCTCGCCGGCCACCAGCAAGGGAGAGAGGGGGTTGGCGACGGAAGCCCGGAGAAAGTCGACGCGACTCATTCCCGGACGCCACGACTGCACGATCTCCGGAAAACCTCCCGTGATCAGCTGGGCATCCATGGCGTCTGCCGCGTTCAACTCGGTCATGGTCTGCACGTCGGCCAGGTTGAGGGGGTAGACGGTCATTTTCGTCGCCCGACCGAAGAACGGCCGCCCGTAAGACTGCAACGCCTCCATCACCGACACATCGCTGCCGACGAGCAGGAGCAGCACCGGCTTGGAGGACAGATGACGGTCCCAGACGGTCTGCAGTGCGCCCTCGAACTCCTGATCCTGCTCGACCAGCCAGGGCACCTCGTCGATTACCGCGATGCTGGGTGAGTCATCGGCGACCGCGAGCGCCAGCGAGCGCAAGGCCTGGTTCCAGTCCTGTGCCTGGAGACCGGCGACCAGCTCCGCCTCCGGCAGCGGGGACTGCGCCAGAGCTGCGGCAAACTCGGCACGCTCCGTCACGGGGTTGCGCCCGCGGGTGGCCTGAAACACCACGTACGGCAGTCCCGAGCGGTCGCAGAACTCCTGAACCAGCCGTGACTTTCCCACCCGGCGCCGACCAGTCATGATCACAGCTCGTCCCCGAGTGGTCCCACGACCTTCTGTCACCGATGCGAGCTGCTCAGTCAACAGTTCAAGATCTGCGGCCCGACCATGGAACTTCACGAAGCGACCTCGCATCTAACGTAGATCTATCCTAACGTAGATGAAATCTTACTTTACCTCTGCTGCCTTTGTCGGTAGTCCGTAGATGTCCTGTGCTTGAAGGGTTTGCGGCCCGGGACTTTTATGAGTCGGTCCAGCGGCTCGGGTGACCGGATGCGTCTGTGGTGAGCCAGGTTCCGTCGCCAAGGGGCTGGATGTCGTAGGGATTGGCAGAGTGCGCGTCGAACTCAGTGCGGACTTGGCCCGAGCGCACATCGACGCGGTAGTGACGGAACCACTCCTGCTCGTCCTCGGTTTCGCCGACGAGGGTGACGATGGCAGTGTCCGGACTCAAGTACCCGCCACTCCATTCCACGTAGATCTCGTCCGGGTCGTGTCCGAAGGCGTCGACGGGGAGGGCGAACGTCACCTCGCCGTCGGGGTACGTGTGGATGGCGACGTCGGCCTGCTCGTGGTGAACGGTCATGAAGTGGTGTCCGTCGGGCGACAGGTCGATGAGGCAACGCTCGCTCCAGGGATAGCAGAAGAGGTCCATCCGGTCCCCGGTCAGCGACGCACGGTAGATGACCGAGCCGTCCTGCCCTTCGCCCACGTCGAGGAGGACCTGATCACTCGCTGGGTGCCGCAGTTGCTGTCCGCCGTGCCCGACGGTCTGGAGATCCGCCTGCGCGATGACCGTTCCGGCCTCGGCGTCCAAGGCGACCCACTGGTCGGGGCGGTTACGGTCAGCCATGGCGTCGGGCCGGTAGACCCACACCACACGGTCGTCCCGCGACAGCACACAGCTGGGCCGGTGTCCGTATTGCTGATCTGACTGTGGCTCGAACTGCGACCGCCAGAGCTCGGCCCCGTCTGCCGTCACGCAAACGGCCGCGTTGAGGGTCGTGTAGTAGGCGCGCCGAAGACCAGCTGCAACGGCGTGGCCAACGACATCGTCCTCGGGGGCTGGCCGAAAGACCATCGCGGGCGACAGCACGCCCCTGGCATCGGCAGCCAGGTCATAGGCGCAGATGTGCCCGTCAACGAGCCGCGTGATGAGTTGCAGGGAACGCGGGGATTGAGCCATGCGTCGGAGGTTAGCGCCCGAGCGGATCTTCGGTCCGGCGGCCCTGGCGGGCTTCGGCCTGTCGCTCAATTGATGCTGTCCTACGCCGGTTTCTGCGCCACCAGGTATGCGCGGGACAGCTTTTCCTCGCCGAGGGGCTCCCTGAGGACCCGGAGGATCACCTGGAAGCCTGCCTTGATGAGGGGCTCGGCGACTGTCTCCGGGGCGCGCAACCAGTAGTCCAGGGAGATCTTGTGGCCGAAGCGTTCGTCGAGGTGCATGTGGGTGCCGCCGGGCTCGTACTGGAAGCCGATCAGGGCGTGGGCGCCGGGGGCGAGGACGCGGTGGAACTCCGCGAAGGCCGTCGGGAGGTGGTCGTCCGGGACGTGGATGATCGAGTACAGCGCGGTGATGCCGCCCAGGGTTTCCGACGGTAGGTCCAGCGACGTCATCGAGCCCACGTGGAAGCGGAGGTTCGGATGGGCTCTGCGGGCCAGTTCCACCATCTTCGGGGAGACGTCCACGCCGAAGACCCGGACGCCGAGTTCGTGGAGTGCCGCGGTCACGTGTCCCGGGCCGCTGCCGATGTCGGCCACCGGGCCCTTGCTCTGCTCCTTCACCAACTCCGCGAAGCCGGTGATCTGGGCTCTGTCCAGCGTGGGGATGCCGGCCCAGTCGGAGAACTGCTCGGTGTAGGGCTCGGCGATCGTGTCGTACGCGGTTCGGGTGGCCCGTATGAAGTCGGGGGTCTCGGCGTTCACTCGCTGCACCCTAGCGGGGGGTCTCGGGGCGGCGGGTGGGAAGTTACGGAGCGCCGCGTGGAGTTTCCCTGGCGGTCAGCGGGCGGTGCAGTCCAGGGACTTGAGGGCTTCGAGGAAGGCCGTGAAGGTTCCGGTCGGGAAGGTGAGGGTTGCCCTGGTCGGGGTCTTGGAGTCGCGGATCGCTATGTGGGTGGTGCGGGTTGCGATCTCCACGCAGTTGTTGCCCTCGCCTCCGCCGGAGTAGGAGGACTTACGCCAGTTGTCGGGCGTCGTCATTGTGTGTCTCACAGTTCTTTCGCCAGCCGGTGGATGAAGTCACGAGAGGGTTCTGGGCCGAGAGCGTCAGCTTCTACTTTACGGAAAAGCGTTCGAAAGACAGCCAGTTGGGCTTCTGAGTCGATGAAGGCCGTTCCGTGCGGTGCGTCGCGTACAGCAGTGTCCAGCTTCGGTACGGCACCACCGGCGTACATCATGGCGCTCCAGGCGCCCGCGAAGTCGTCCAGCTCGAAAGGGATGACGCACACGGTGACGTGTTCGGCTTCGGAGAACTCCAGAACGCGTCTGAGCTGAGTCCGTGCGGCGGTGCGGCCGCCTACCCTGATGCGCAGCGCAGCCTCGTGGACCACTGCCTTGTAGGGCAGCGGGGATGGGCGTTCGAGCACGGCCTTGCGTGCCATTCGGTGATGGACGCGCAGCTCCAGATCCTCGTCCGGCAGCCGCGGGACCTGGTAGGAGAACATGGCGCGGGCGTACTCCGCTGTCTGGAGGAGGCCTGGAATGTGGAGGAACTCCACGTCATGTCGGTAGGTGGCGTGGTGTTCCAGCTCGGCGAGATCCAGGTACAACGTGGGAAGCTGGCCCCGGTACTTCTCCCACCAACCTGCTGTCCGGTCGGTGGCAATCGAGACCAAAGCGTCGACGAACTCACTGTCTGTGCATGCGTAGTGGGTCGCGAGCCGGCGTAGGCGCTTCTCGCTCACCCCCGCGATGCCCGACTCGATCTGGCTGATGACCGGAGCAGTCACCCCAAGCAGGGCTGCCGCTTCGCGGGCGGTGAGCCCTGCTGCGTCGCGGAGGCGGCGCAGTTCGACCGCCAGCCGCGCCTGACGTGCTGTCGGCTCGGCCCTCAGTGCCATGACTGTTCCTCCCAAGGCCCCTGTGGGCACTACTCGTTCGGGCGTCACACTACGCGATCGGCTTGCGGAATTTAAACAATTAGCCCTACCGTCGGTGACGCGACGCACACGCTGCGGAATCGCCGGGATCCCGGAAGCGCACCGCCCCGTCCTGCCACGACGGCTGCGGCACTGCCACCGCCCGAAGCCACCTGGAGAGCTGGAGTTGAGCCATGCCCGAAAACGCCCCCTGGGAGTACACCCTGTACATCCCGAACGACGTCCGAGCCGTCACCGTCGCCCGCCGTACTCTCCGGCTCATCCTCACGATGCATGGCCTGATCCGTCTGACCGACACCGCCGAGCTCCTCGCGGCCGAGCTGGTCTCCAATGCCGTACTGCACACGAAAGGGTCGGCCGCCCTCAGGGTGCGCTGGTCGGCGGGGGTGCTGCGGATCGGGGCGTGGGACGCGGACCCTGAACCTCCCCAGCCGCCCGGTGCGTTGCACGCCATGGGGGAGGCGGAGGAGGGGCGGGGATTGGCCTTGGTCAAGGCATGCGCGGATCTGTGGGGATGGCAGCCCTTGTCCAGGCAGGGCAACCGGGGCAAGTACGTGTGGTGCGAACTGGCCGCGGCTTGAGGCGGGACTCGGCAGGGCTCAGCCCCCGCGGGGCGGCTCGTCCGTCCAGGTGAATCCCGCCAGAGGATGCTGCGAGGCTTCGTCGATCGGCGCCGGTGCCGGTGCCGGTGTGTGGCGTCGGCGTACCAGCCACACCAGCGAGGACAGCAGCCAGCCCGCCGCGATCATGGTGATCAGTATTCCCAGGATCAGCGCCGCCGAGCCCAGGAAACCGAATTTCGCCAGCATCCAGGGAATTTGGTCCTCGCCGCATCCGCACGCGTTCATGCGGGGAAGGTTGCCCGGCTCACGCCCGTCGATCGCGCTGCGTGGCGCAATCGTCACGTGGTGGTGATGCTTCCGGGACCTCGATCCGATTCCGCCTCCGTGGAGTTCCGAAAGGTGAACAGATCGGCATGCGGGAGCGGAGGCATGGTATGTGTGGGAAAAGAGGTTCCTACCCACCTCAAATCACGTCCATGCGTCGAGCGGCCAGATTTTCTGCCCTGTGTGGGTTGAAGTTTTGTTGATCGCGGGTCGGTTGGTCGCCCCGGCGTCCTACCCTTTAGAGGGTGAAGCAACTGATGTCACTGGAGTCCGAGGTCGATCTGCCCGGGGAAGCCATGCTCCCCGGCGTGCTCAGCGACGCGCTGCACGCCGAACTCGTCCACTTCCGACGCGACCTGCACATGCACCCGGAGCTCGGCAACCAGGAGTTCCGCACCACCGCGGCGATCAAGGAACGGCTGGAGAGGGCCGGACTGAAGCCGCGCGTGCTCGCCGTCGGGACCGGGCTCGTGTGTGACATCGGGGAGTGGGACGGCGAGCGGCCCATGCTCGCCCTGCGCGCCGACATCGACGGCCTGCCCATCCCGGACACGAAGAGCGAGTGCTCGTACCGGTCGACCGTGCCTGATCGGGCGCATGCCTGCGGGCATGACGTTCACACGACCGTCGTGCTCGGGGCCGGGCTCGTCCTCGCCGACCTGCACAAGCGTGGGCTGCTGCCGCGGCCCGTGCGGCTGCTCTTCCAGCCCGCCGAGGAAGTGCTGCCCGGCGGTGCCGCCGACGCCATCGACTGCGGGGTGCTGGAGGGCGTCGGCAAGATCCTCGCCGTGCACTGCGACCCGCGGGTCGACGCCGGGAAGGTCGGGCTCAGGACCGGCGCCATCACCTCCGCCTGCGACCGGCTGGAGATCTCCCTCGACGGGCCCGGTGGGCACACCGCCCGGCCCCACCTCACCACCGACCTCGTCACCGCCGCGGCCCGCGTCGTCACCGACGTGCCCGCCATCGTCGGGCGACGGGTGGACACGCGGGCCGGGCTCGCCGTGACCTGGGGGCGCATCGAGTCGGGGCATGCGCCGAATGTGATCCCGCAGCACGCCGAGCTCTCCGGGACCGTGCGCTGCCTGGACCTCGACACCTGGCGGCAGGCCCCGGACATCGTGGTTGCCGCGATCGACGAGGTCGCCAATCTGCACGGGGCCAAGTCCGAGATCAACTACGTGCGCGGTGTCCCGCCCGTCGTCAACGACGAGGGCGTCACCGACTTGATGCGCGACGCCATGACCGCCCGGCGCGGGGCCGACTCCGTCGAGAGCACCGAGCAGAGCCTCGGCGGCGAGGACTTCTCCTGGTACCTGCAGCACGTCCCCGGTGCCATGGCCCGCCTCGGAGTGCGTACGCCGGGGGAGCGGACCGTGCGCGACCTTCACCAGGGCGACTTCGACGCCGACGAGTCCGCCATCACCGTCGGTGTGGAGATGTTCACGGCGGCGGCCCTGCTGGACGCCGCTCAGTGATCCGAGCGTGACGGACGGCCCCCTCGGGGGCCGTTCCGCCGACCGGCGCAACATGGTCGTAAGCCAATTGTGCGCACATCGAAATCCCGGTGTGCCAAGGCCGAAGAGCCTGAGTTCAGACCCTGTTTGCCTCGAATCGATAACGGCTTTGGAAGAGGTCTGTTTCCGACATCTACGCGCGTTACGATGCCGCGAAGCCAACGCCGCAGGGGCGTACAGGCCCGGGCACTGGCATGGTGCTCACATGAAGCG
This portion of the Streptomyces canus genome encodes:
- a CDS encoding contact-dependent growth inhibition system immunity protein, producing the protein MDSERWGDPPADATSLVRTVHEWRRRPIGTLEPDELARLIGQDVGLLWLLPLAVEILRDGVLKQPAGGFIDGDLLYSVVTRSSEVWTAHPDLARELKDAVTLLIDLSTYEKCEVEAFLASLPEGL
- a CDS encoding ATP-binding protein; translated protein: MKFHGRAADLELLTEQLASVTEGRGTTRGRAVIMTGRRRVGKSRLVQEFCDRSGLPYVVFQATRGRNPVTERAEFAAALAQSPLPEAELVAGLQAQDWNQALRSLALAVADDSPSIAVIDEVPWLVEQDQEFEGALQTVWDRHLSSKPVLLLLVGSDVSVMEALQSYGRPFFGRATKMTVYPLNLADVQTMTELNAADAMDAQLITGGFPEIVQSWRPGMSRVDFLRASVANPLSPLLVAGELSLLGEFPEASHSRAVLEAVGSGERTFSAIAAQAGGGGALPSGTLSPLLTTLQAKRVLAADLPLSVKPDSRNKRYRIADPYLRFWLAFLQRAIPLIERGRGDVALERIERSWTTWRGRAVEPLIRESLLHLLPDDEWPETEAIGGWWNRQNNPEIDLIGADREPVARQVHFVGSIKWLENQSFGRHEYDALVRDMLAVPGAGPDTARVVVSRCGVTDGLPLTAYWGPEDLVRAWRPR
- a CDS encoding class I SAM-dependent methyltransferase, with the translated sequence MNAETPDFIRATRTAYDTIAEPYTEQFSDWAGIPTLDRAQITGFAELVKEQSKGPVADIGSGPGHVTAALHELGVRVFGVDVSPKMVELARRAHPNLRFHVGSMTSLDLPSETLGGITALYSIIHVPDDHLPTAFAEFHRVLAPGAHALIGFQYEPGGTHMHLDERFGHKISLDYWLRAPETVAEPLIKAGFQVILRVLREPLGEEKLSRAYLVAQKPA
- a CDS encoding DUF397 domain-containing protein: MTTPDNWRKSSYSGGGEGNNCVEIATRTTHIAIRDSKTPTRATLTFPTGTFTAFLEALKSLDCTAR
- a CDS encoding helix-turn-helix domain-containing protein, which produces MALRAEPTARQARLAVELRRLRDAAGLTAREAAALLGVTAPVISQIESGIAGVSEKRLRRLATHYACTDSEFVDALVSIATDRTAGWWEKYRGQLPTLYLDLAELEHHATYRHDVEFLHIPGLLQTAEYARAMFSYQVPRLPDEDLELRVHHRMARKAVLERPSPLPYKAVVHEAALRIRVGGRTAARTQLRRVLEFSEAEHVTVCVIPFELDDFAGAWSAMMYAGGAVPKLDTAVRDAPHGTAFIDSEAQLAVFRTLFRKVEADALGPEPSRDFIHRLAKEL
- a CDS encoding ATP-binding protein → MPENAPWEYTLYIPNDVRAVTVARRTLRLILTMHGLIRLTDTAELLAAELVSNAVLHTKGSAALRVRWSAGVLRIGAWDADPEPPQPPGALHAMGEAEEGRGLALVKACADLWGWQPLSRQGNRGKYVWCELAAA
- a CDS encoding MYXO-CTERM sorting domain-containing protein → MTIAPRSAIDGREPGNLPRMNACGCGEDQIPWMLAKFGFLGSAALILGILITMIAAGWLLSSLVWLVRRRHTPAPAPAPIDEASQHPLAGFTWTDEPPRGG
- a CDS encoding M20 family metallopeptidase, which codes for MSLESEVDLPGEAMLPGVLSDALHAELVHFRRDLHMHPELGNQEFRTTAAIKERLERAGLKPRVLAVGTGLVCDIGEWDGERPMLALRADIDGLPIPDTKSECSYRSTVPDRAHACGHDVHTTVVLGAGLVLADLHKRGLLPRPVRLLFQPAEEVLPGGAADAIDCGVLEGVGKILAVHCDPRVDAGKVGLRTGAITSACDRLEISLDGPGGHTARPHLTTDLVTAAARVVTDVPAIVGRRVDTRAGLAVTWGRIESGHAPNVIPQHAELSGTVRCLDLDTWRQAPDIVVAAIDEVANLHGAKSEINYVRGVPPVVNDEGVTDLMRDAMTARRGADSVESTEQSLGGEDFSWYLQHVPGAMARLGVRTPGERTVRDLHQGDFDADESAITVGVEMFTAAALLDAAQ